A genomic region of uncultured Roseibium sp. contains the following coding sequences:
- a CDS encoding nitrite/sulfite reductase yields MYRYDEFDASFVNQRTEQFKDQVRRRLAGELSEDEFKPLRLMNGLYLQLHAYMLRVAIPYGTLNGRQMRKLAHIARTYDKGYGHFTTRQNIQFNWPKLEDTPKILEELAEVEMHAIQTSGNCIRNVTADHFAGAAADEIADPRPYAEILRQWSSLHPEFSFLPRKFKIAITGAPNDRAAVQVHDIGLQLARNDDGEIGFVVYVGGGLGRTPMIGRKVRDFLPEEDLLAYSEAILRVYNRYGRRDNKYKARIKILVHETGLEELKADIEAEFEKIRFGVLRLPDEEVRRIETYFAPPPLEVGPAVSAVVEARRETDAAFAQFLEHNLNPHRVPGYTSVTLSMKPIGGIPGDASDAQMDVIADLAEQFGHDEIRISHEQNVILPHVKLEDVPAIYDRLAAAEIAEGNAGLITDIIACPGMDYCALATARSIPVAQRISERFGTAERQAEIGELKIKISGCINACGHHHVGHIGILGLEKKGEEFYQVTLGGSANENASIGEIVGRGFSSEEVVDAIENLVDTYLGLRSGKGETFLEAYRRVGEAPFKEALYGAA; encoded by the coding sequence ATGTACCGCTACGACGAATTTGACGCGAGTTTTGTCAATCAGCGCACCGAACAGTTCAAGGACCAGGTCCGCCGCCGCCTGGCAGGCGAGTTGTCCGAGGACGAATTCAAACCGCTCCGGCTGATGAACGGGCTCTATCTTCAGCTCCATGCCTATATGCTCCGGGTCGCAATCCCTTATGGAACCTTGAATGGCCGCCAGATGCGCAAGCTGGCCCACATCGCCCGGACCTATGACAAGGGCTATGGCCACTTCACGACACGCCAGAACATCCAGTTCAACTGGCCTAAGCTCGAGGACACGCCGAAGATCCTGGAAGAGCTTGCGGAAGTCGAAATGCACGCCATCCAGACCTCCGGAAACTGCATCCGCAACGTGACGGCGGATCATTTTGCCGGAGCGGCGGCAGACGAGATTGCCGACCCGCGTCCCTATGCCGAGATCCTGCGTCAGTGGTCGTCGCTGCATCCGGAATTCTCGTTCCTGCCGCGCAAGTTCAAGATCGCGATCACCGGCGCGCCGAATGACCGTGCCGCAGTGCAGGTGCACGACATTGGCCTGCAGCTGGCAAGGAATGATGACGGCGAGATCGGTTTCGTCGTCTATGTCGGCGGTGGGCTGGGCCGTACGCCCATGATCGGCCGCAAGGTGCGTGACTTCCTGCCCGAAGAAGACCTTCTGGCCTATTCCGAAGCGATCCTGCGGGTCTACAACCGCTACGGCCGGCGCGACAACAAATACAAGGCGCGGATCAAGATCCTCGTGCACGAAACGGGTCTTGAGGAACTGAAAGCAGATATCGAGGCGGAATTTGAAAAGATCCGCTTCGGCGTGCTGCGTCTTCCGGACGAGGAAGTTCGCCGCATCGAGACATATTTTGCGCCGCCGCCGCTCGAAGTCGGCCCGGCTGTCTCGGCCGTGGTTGAAGCGCGCCGTGAAACCGACGCCGCTTTCGCCCAGTTCCTTGAGCATAACCTGAACCCGCACCGGGTACCGGGTTACACGTCCGTGACGCTGTCCATGAAGCCGATCGGAGGCATTCCCGGGGACGCGTCCGATGCGCAGATGGACGTGATCGCGGACCTTGCCGAACAATTCGGCCACGACGAAATCCGTATCAGCCATGAGCAGAACGTCATTCTGCCGCATGTGAAGCTGGAGGATGTCCCCGCAATCTACGACAGGCTGGCAGCCGCGGAAATCGCCGAAGGCAATGCCGGTCTTATCACCGACATTATCGCGTGCCCGGGAATGGATTATTGCGCTCTGGCCACTGCACGGTCCATCCCGGTGGCGCAGCGTATTTCCGAACGTTTCGGCACAGCGGAACGTCAGGCGGAAATCGGTGAGCTGAAGATCAAGATCTCCGGCTGCATCAACGCCTGCGGCCATCACCATGTTGGCCACATCGGCATCCTTGGCCTGGAGAAGAAGGGTGAGGAATTCTACCAGGTGACCCTCGGCGGATCGGCCAATGAAAATGCGTCCATCGGCGAAATCGTCGGGCGCGGGTTCTCATCCGAAGAAGTTGTCGATGCGATCGAGAACCTTGTCGACACCTATCTCGGACTGCGTTCCGGAAAGGGAGAAACCTTCCTGGAGGCGTATCGCCGGGTTGGGGAGGCGCCGTTCAAGGAGGCCCTTTATGGCGCTGCATGA
- a CDS encoding phosphoadenylyl-sulfate reductase — MALHETFSLGVDPELGLQAEVAALNCQYEDTSAQEILMGAIRHQFAGDIAMVSSFGADSAVLLHMVAQIDPSTPVLFIDTVKLFPATLLYREELIEKLGLTDVRTFKPTREDLADKDPAGMLWMSDTDACCHIRKVVPLERALGGFEAWISGRKRHQSSTRAGLEHFEIEAGRVKVNPLADWSAAEVLDYARTHELPPHPLVAQGYPSIGCLPCTSKVAAGEDPRAGRWRGQDKTECGIHWPTHGKEIDGSGI, encoded by the coding sequence ATGGCGCTGCATGAGACCTTCTCTCTGGGCGTGGATCCTGAACTGGGACTGCAGGCGGAAGTTGCCGCGCTGAATTGCCAGTATGAGGATACCTCGGCGCAGGAGATCCTGATGGGCGCGATCCGGCACCAGTTTGCCGGTGATATCGCCATGGTCTCCAGCTTCGGGGCCGACTCCGCCGTGCTTCTGCACATGGTCGCCCAGATTGATCCGTCGACGCCGGTGCTCTTCATCGACACGGTGAAGCTGTTCCCGGCAACGCTGCTTTATCGCGAAGAACTGATCGAAAAACTGGGTCTGACGGACGTGCGCACCTTCAAGCCGACCCGGGAAGACCTGGCGGACAAGGATCCTGCCGGAATGCTGTGGATGTCCGATACGGACGCCTGCTGCCATATCCGCAAGGTTGTGCCGCTGGAACGGGCACTTGGCGGGTTCGAGGCCTGGATCTCGGGCCGCAAGCGTCACCAGAGTTCAACGCGGGCAGGTCTGGAACACTTCGAGATCGAAGCCGGGCGGGTGAAGGTCAACCCTCTTGCCGACTGGTCTGCCGCCGAGGTGCTCGACTACGCCCGGACGCATGAATTGCCGCCCCATCCACTTGTCGCGCAGGGCTATCCGTCCATCGGCTGTCTGCCCTGCACGAGCAAGGTGGCCGCGGGCGAGGATCCGCGGGCCGGCCGCTGGCGCGGACAGGACAAGACCGAATGCGGCATTCACTGGCCGACCCATGGCAAGGAAATCGACGGCAGCGGCATCTGA
- a CDS encoding DUF934 domain-containing protein, translated as MTTIFKDGEFVEENWTRVDAQTGVSVADDALVPQSLFLEAAEDYLSRDAATAVLVEAGDDVEQIAPFLGQLAYVAVDFPSFADGRGFSAARVLREQIGYEGDIRAAGKYILDQVPLARRCGVSSFEISKPEVLKALRAGEWPEVTKYLQPVGTVDEMPVGTRPWARRSFRDVAVAAE; from the coding sequence ATGACCACGATTTTTAAGGACGGCGAATTCGTCGAGGAGAACTGGACAAGAGTGGATGCCCAAACAGGTGTCTCCGTGGCGGACGACGCGCTTGTCCCGCAGAGCCTGTTTCTGGAAGCGGCGGAAGATTACCTGAGCCGTGATGCTGCAACGGCCGTCCTCGTTGAAGCAGGCGATGACGTTGAACAAATTGCTCCTTTCCTCGGCCAACTCGCTTATGTCGCCGTCGATTTCCCGAGTTTCGCGGACGGGCGCGGGTTTTCCGCAGCGCGTGTCCTGCGTGAGCAGATCGGGTATGAGGGCGATATTCGCGCTGCCGGAAAATACATCCTCGACCAGGTGCCGCTGGCGCGCCGTTGCGGCGTGTCCTCGTTCGAGATTTCCAAGCCGGAAGTATTGAAAGCACTCAGGGCCGGCGAATGGCCGGAAGTGACCAAGTATCTTCAGCCCGTCGGCACGGTCGACGAAATGCCCGTTGGCACGCGTCCCTGGGCGCGCCGCTCCTTCAGGGACGTCGCCGTCGCTGCAGAATAG
- a CDS encoding fused MFS/spermidine synthase, protein MQQSQQTSLPADEGGHFGIAIPVLQVFAGTLFLSAFLLFSVQPFFSKLVLPKLGGSPGVWSVAMVFFQSVLLLGYTYAHLLTRYFQTKHAILVHALVLLSACLFLPLGIAGGWDTPPAEHQEIWLLGLFAVSVGLPFFAVSANAPLLQAWFTQTGHKHAADPYFLYGASNIGSFASLYLYILVLEPALKLGTQSLLWTAGYVGLVVSILLCAAAVLRRPQSVPAGQSGSNANDDQSPAKPVSARQILVYLGLAAVPSALTIALTAHIAVDIASAPFMWVVPLSLFLLTFVIAFKTRPLVSVEFLSNLLPFAAILAATVIFLPKILPLTFNLGANLAVYFVTVLYCHARLYQLRPPASQLTAFYLWMSVGGVLGGIFAGLIAPNVFDWVAEYPMLMLAALFLLPLKNGTTAASVLKTVAFGAGLTCLFWLGLTRGWIPDVQRHEVIVVLLIALVVFAALAQIKWQTISHILLILTVPLVLLLQLHPSVVHTERSFFGVVKVKDTDDGAYRRMVHGTTVHGSIAMNAFEPEIGEGSPEPLAYYHETGEMAATLHAARASAGGALGQVGVVGLGTGSFLCHRNASETWTVYEIDKSVIDVASNPTYFRFISDCGPNTKMVLGDARLTLDAEPDGKFDYLLIDAFSSDSIPVHLMTREAINLFFSKIGQNGLLAMHISNRYLELASVLAAIAETDGYAIRFASYGEDESPDRPEQVFKANVMVFARDEADLGPLLDDSRWEPVASNGTAPWTDDYSNIVGAIIRHESQKD, encoded by the coding sequence ATGCAACAGTCGCAGCAGACTTCGCTCCCGGCGGACGAAGGCGGGCATTTCGGAATTGCCATTCCGGTGCTGCAGGTCTTTGCAGGCACCCTGTTCCTGAGCGCTTTCCTGCTGTTCTCGGTTCAGCCCTTCTTCTCCAAGCTGGTCCTGCCAAAACTCGGTGGCTCTCCCGGTGTCTGGTCCGTGGCGATGGTCTTCTTCCAGAGCGTTCTTCTTCTGGGATACACCTACGCACATTTGCTGACGCGCTATTTCCAGACAAAACATGCGATCCTCGTTCACGCGCTTGTCCTGCTGTCTGCATGCCTGTTCCTGCCGCTCGGGATTGCCGGCGGCTGGGATACACCGCCTGCCGAGCATCAGGAGATCTGGCTGCTTGGATTGTTCGCCGTTTCCGTCGGATTACCGTTTTTTGCCGTTTCCGCGAATGCACCCCTGCTGCAGGCCTGGTTCACGCAGACCGGCCACAAGCATGCAGCCGATCCCTATTTCCTTTACGGTGCGAGCAATATCGGAAGTTTCGCGTCGCTCTATCTGTACATCCTCGTGCTGGAACCGGCACTCAAACTCGGAACGCAGTCCCTGCTGTGGACGGCCGGATATGTTGGCCTGGTTGTTTCCATCCTGCTTTGCGCCGCTGCGGTGCTTCGCCGCCCGCAATCCGTGCCGGCTGGCCAGTCAGGCAGCAACGCCAATGACGATCAATCCCCGGCAAAACCCGTATCGGCAAGGCAGATCCTTGTCTATCTCGGCCTTGCCGCAGTTCCTTCGGCCCTGACAATTGCACTTACGGCGCACATCGCGGTCGACATCGCTTCCGCGCCCTTCATGTGGGTGGTTCCGCTGTCGCTGTTCCTGCTGACCTTCGTGATCGCCTTCAAAACCAGGCCACTCGTCTCCGTCGAATTCCTCTCAAACCTCCTGCCGTTTGCAGCGATCCTTGCCGCGACCGTCATTTTCCTGCCCAAGATCCTGCCGCTCACATTCAATCTCGGCGCCAATCTGGCGGTCTATTTCGTCACGGTGCTTTATTGCCATGCACGGCTCTACCAGCTGCGTCCGCCTGCGAGCCAACTGACCGCCTTCTATTTGTGGATGTCGGTCGGGGGTGTCCTCGGCGGCATCTTCGCAGGTCTGATCGCACCCAATGTCTTCGATTGGGTCGCGGAGTATCCCATGCTGATGCTGGCGGCTCTGTTCCTCCTGCCGCTCAAGAACGGTACCACTGCCGCCTCCGTGCTGAAGACAGTTGCCTTCGGTGCCGGACTGACATGTCTCTTCTGGCTCGGCCTCACACGCGGATGGATACCCGATGTTCAAAGGCACGAAGTCATCGTCGTCCTGCTCATCGCCCTTGTGGTTTTTGCTGCGCTTGCTCAGATCAAGTGGCAGACTATCTCGCATATCCTCCTGATCCTGACCGTGCCGCTGGTTCTGTTGCTTCAGCTACACCCGAGCGTTGTTCACACCGAGCGATCGTTCTTCGGTGTGGTGAAGGTCAAGGACACGGATGACGGCGCGTATCGCCGCATGGTTCATGGCACGACCGTTCATGGCAGCATCGCAATGAACGCCTTTGAGCCGGAGATCGGTGAAGGCTCCCCCGAGCCTCTCGCCTACTATCACGAGACTGGCGAAATGGCGGCAACGCTGCACGCAGCGCGGGCGTCCGCCGGCGGTGCTCTCGGACAGGTCGGCGTCGTCGGATTGGGGACGGGCAGCTTCCTTTGCCATCGCAACGCCAGCGAAACCTGGACGGTCTACGAGATCGACAAGTCGGTCATAGATGTTGCCTCCAACCCGACCTATTTCCGGTTCATCTCCGACTGCGGGCCCAACACGAAGATGGTTCTGGGTGATGCCCGGCTCACGCTGGACGCAGAACCGGACGGCAAGTTCGACTACCTCCTGATCGATGCCTTTTCTTCCGACTCCATTCCCGTGCACCTGATGACGCGCGAGGCCATCAATCTGTTTTTCTCGAAGATCGGGCAGAACGGACTGCTGGCGATGCATATCTCCAACAGATATCTGGAACTGGCCAGCGTCCTGGCTGCGATCGCGGAGACTGACGGATATGCAATCCGCTTCGCGTCATACGGGGAAGACGAAAGCCCCGACCGGCCAGAACAGGTCTTCAAGGCAAACGTGATGGTTTTTGCCCGCGACGAAGCCGATCTGGGGCCGCTGCTCGATGACAGCAGATGGGAACCCGTTGCCTCGAACGGGACCGCCCCCTGGACCGACGATTATTCAAACATCGTCGGCGCAATCATCCGTCACGAGTCGCAAAAAGACTGA